The following are encoded together in the candidate division KSB1 bacterium genome:
- a CDS encoding CoA pyrophosphatase, translating to MNLPLHELRRALQTVPPRRREPVPGLQHSAVLAILFEADVSGRRETQAVFIMKTSDGSRHGGQIAFPGGRLEPHDRSLLATALRETHEEIGVAPAELEVLGTLGHFSTMTTGFDVAVYVARPLTPLRYAPQHHEVAAIFEVPMRLLFEQFDPGLEIRSREDFLKLHYHVAVAPHLKFHHDNWPQARRTICIWGFTARVLHHFMGLIRRELRV from the coding sequence ATGAATCTTCCGCTGCATGAACTCCGCCGCGCGTTGCAAACTGTGCCACCGCGCCGCCGCGAACCGGTGCCGGGCTTGCAGCATTCGGCGGTGCTCGCCATTTTGTTCGAGGCGGACGTCAGCGGGCGGCGCGAGACGCAGGCGGTTTTCATCATGAAAACGAGTGACGGCTCCCGGCATGGCGGCCAAATTGCCTTTCCCGGCGGCCGGCTCGAACCACACGACCGCTCGCTTTTGGCAACCGCGTTGCGTGAGACGCATGAAGAAATCGGGGTGGCGCCGGCCGAGCTGGAGGTGTTGGGCACTCTGGGTCACTTCAGCACCATGACCACCGGCTTTGATGTCGCGGTTTATGTGGCGCGGCCGCTCACCCCCCTGCGCTATGCGCCGCAACATCATGAAGTCGCCGCCATCTTCGAGGTTCCCATGCGCCTGTTGTTCGAACAGTTCGATCCCGGCCTGGAAATTCGCTCGCGCGAGGACTTTTTGAAGCTGCATTACCACGTGGCAGTGGCACCACATCTCAAATTTCACCATGACAACTGGCCGCAGGCCCGGCGAACGATTTGCATTTGGGGTTTCACCGCGCGCGTGTTGCATCACTTCATGGGGTTGATCAGGAGAGAATTGCGGGTTTGA
- a CDS encoding M23 family metallopeptidase has product MDKKRIRLVLFSTWGSDYKQVEFSLSTFASLLAGGVFVLLLLGAGLLYGSKLAFHSLYIKLQERQQARLIERFAEWHNRVEDLAHRYDKTLGSTHSLALTMQAPADDDSTAWLDGRGGAFVDEDDNILPRLTGGKSEPEANPEGDEPEVREEVDLNSLNPSELIDYLESRLSDTREAHQIIFEKFEERRKQLEHIPSIKPIFNGRVTDFFGKRIDPFVRRIRHHRGLDIAAPHGTPVYSPASGTVEFVKTRYVPRRGYGRVVIINHGYGMKTLYGHLSKVNVSIGQRIERWDVIGMVGETGRATGPHLHYEVWLDGKARDPEEFIINE; this is encoded by the coding sequence GTGGACAAGAAAAGAATCCGTCTGGTGCTCTTTTCCACATGGGGGAGCGACTACAAACAGGTTGAGTTCAGCCTGTCCACGTTCGCGAGTCTGCTGGCCGGCGGTGTGTTCGTTCTGTTGCTTCTGGGAGCGGGCCTGCTCTACGGTTCCAAACTCGCCTTTCATAGCCTGTACATCAAGCTGCAGGAACGCCAGCAGGCGCGGTTGATCGAACGCTTTGCAGAATGGCACAATCGCGTCGAAGACCTGGCGCATCGTTACGACAAGACGCTGGGCAGCACGCATTCGCTGGCCTTGACAATGCAGGCGCCGGCGGATGACGACAGCACCGCCTGGCTCGATGGCAGAGGCGGCGCCTTCGTGGATGAAGACGACAACATTCTGCCGCGCCTCACCGGCGGCAAAAGCGAGCCGGAGGCCAATCCGGAGGGGGACGAGCCGGAGGTGCGCGAGGAAGTCGATCTCAACAGTCTCAATCCTTCGGAATTGATCGACTATCTGGAATCACGCCTGAGTGACACGCGCGAGGCGCATCAGATCATTTTTGAGAAATTTGAAGAACGCCGCAAGCAGCTCGAGCATATTCCCTCGATCAAGCCGATTTTCAACGGCCGGGTGACGGACTTTTTCGGCAAGCGGATCGATCCTTTCGTCCGCCGCATTCGGCACCATCGCGGCCTGGATATCGCTGCACCGCACGGCACACCGGTCTATTCGCCGGCTTCGGGCACGGTGGAGTTCGTCAAAACGCGCTATGTGCCCCGTCGCGGTTATGGCCGGGTCGTCATCATCAATCACGGCTATGGCATGAAAACCCTTTATGGCCATCTCTCCAAAGTCAATGTCAGTATTGGCCAGCGGATCGAGCGCTGGGACGTGATCGGCATGGTTGGCGAAACCGGCCGCGCCACCGGCCCGCATCTGCATTACGAAGTCTGGCTGGATGGCAAGGCCCGCGATCCGGAAGAGTTCATCATCAATGAATGA